The stretch of DNA AGCCAGCGGCACCGCAGGGCCACGTCCTGCTGGTCACCGGaggccagggcagagcagctggggctccCGGCTGGTGGATCTGCAGGAGACCATCGGCACTGGGGGAGAGTGTGGGTTTCCTGCCAGCCCCACCTCAAACTGCCCCTCACACCCACATCCTCACCAGGGAGCTGCGCTGGTCCATCTCACCCCGTGGGGACCTACCGGCCCCGCGCAGGGGGTTACTTACAGTAGACAGTGAGGACGATGGTGGCCTGGGTGCGGGTCTGGAGGTGGCTGTTCTCGGCCAGGCAGGTGTACGTGCCCGCCTGGGCGCGGGCGATGGCAGTGATGACGTAGGTCTGGCCGATGTGCACCTGGGAACCGTTGTGCAGCCAGACGTAGCGGCTGGGGGGGTTGGAGGGGGccaggcagctcagcaccacGTCCTCCCGCTCGCCCGCTGAGAAGCCCCCCTGTTCGGGGGAGAAGGGCTCCACACGGATGGCCGGCTCATCGGGGCCATctgtggggacacggggccCTTCAGACAGGGACATCCCCACAAAGGGGACACAGCCCTCCCTGGGGCTTCCTCCCACTGATGGCAAGCAGGGCAGCAAAGCCCCCTTAGAAAGGGTGCACCATGGGGGCTGCGAGCACACCATGATGCGCAGTGGCCACGGATGCATCGTGGTGACAGCACACACAGTGGCCATGGTGGCCAGAGAGGCATTATGCTGGTGGGGTGTATGATGGCCATGAACACATCAAAGCAACAACAAGCCATACCATGGTGGCCATAGAGACATAGTGGTGGCCATGGAGGCATCACGGTGGCAGGATACATGATGTCCATGGATGTTCCATGATAGCTATGGACATACCATGGTGGCAGGGTGCTTAGTGGCCATGGACAAACCATGGAGACATTGTGGCGGCCACAGACATGCCATGGATGTCACCAGCCCCGAAGATGCCCCGCTAGCTGGTGGCACCCTGGGCACTCACAGACGATGTCCAGGTAGACGGGGTCGCTGGTGTGGTTGTTGACCTCGTTGCTCACGGTGCAGACGTACCAGCCCGTGTGGCTGCGGTTGGCAGGTGTCAGCTGCAGTTCTGCCctggagccccccagccccgcagggGTCACTGAGGGACCCCCCCggggctcctggtgctgccaggaGAAGCTCAGCGGCTCCGTCCCCTCCCGCACAGTGCACGTCAGGGCCACCGCTGCCCCctccgctgccgccgccgccgtcgGCCGCACGAAGGGCTTGGAGACGGGCACTGGGGGCACCGAGTGTGAGCGGCCCCCACAGACATCAGAACGCCCCAGGGCCCGCCCATCTCCCACAGATGGATTGTTTGGCTAGTGAGATGCTATAGCAGCCGGTAGAATGGTTAGTGAGGACACCTACAGGCTGTGGGCATTACCCATGCTGGGGTAGCTACTGGGACCAGTTTGGGGTGGTGGGATGCTTGGGTGGCCAGGGCAAGGAAATGAGGGTGGCTGGTGGGTTGGTGGCTGGTGGGTTGCTATGTTGGCTAGTAAGGGGCTACACTAGTTGGAGGCAAGGGAGGTTTGCTGGCTAATGGCATGCTGTGCTGGCTAGTGGGGCTCTGGGTTGGCTGATGAGTGCTATGTTGGCTGGTATTGAGCTGTCTTGTCTGGTAGGATGCCATATTGGCTAGCAGTGTGCTATGCTGGCTAGTAGGATACTTTCCTGGCTAGTGGCAGACTACATTGGCAAGTAGGGTACTCTGCTAACTAGTGGGGTGCTCTGCTGGTGAATGGCGTGCTGCAGTTGCTAGTGAATCACCATGTTGGCTAGTGGGACTCTGCATTGGCTAGTGGGGCACTACGCTGGCTCGTGCTACGCTTTATTGACTTGTGGAGCCCTTTGTTGACTAGGGGGGTGTTTTGTTGGCAAGTGGACGACTCTGCTGGCTCCTGGGCAAGGGGCTGGGCCTGACCGCGATCTAGGGCAGTGTGATGCTGGCTGCGGCTGGCCAGCAGGGCCCTCCCTCAGGTTGGCCACAGCCAGGGACTTACCCAGGACCCGCAGGAGGACGGCGGCATAGCCCACACGgagccggccccgctccgggaAGAGCCCCTGGCAGAGGAAGCGGCCCTGGGCGGCCACGcgcagctcccgcagctccAGCGTCCCGTTGCGCAGCGTCACCCGGCCCAGCATCCCCGTGCCGGGGGCCACGGCCACCTCCCTGCCCGAGCCCACGGCCACAGCCCGTGGGAGCCCCTCTCCCCGCGGCGTGAAGCTCCAGAAGACCACGGccggcggggctgcggccgccggcccacagctcagctccaccGCCCGGCCTCGCACGCCCGTCGCCCGCCACTCCTCGTAGGCCGCCTCGCCGGCCGCCAgcggctgccctgccccgggcaGCGCGGGTCAGGCCTCGGCTCGGCCCCCGCCCGGGACACGCGGGGAAGGGTCGGTGCTCACACCCTGCCCGCACCCGGGACACGCGGGGAAGGGTCGGTGCTCACACCCCGCACCCGGGACACGCGGGGAAGGGTCGGTGCTCACCCCCCGCCCGGGACACGCGGGGAAGGGTCGGTGCTCGCCCCGCACCCGGGACACGCGGGGAAGGGTCGGTGCTCACCCCCCGCACCCGGGACACGCGGGGAAGGGTCGGTGCTCACACCCCGCACCCGGGACACGCGGGGAAGGGTCGGTGCTCACACCCTGCCCGCACCCGGGACACGCGGGGAAGGGTCGGTGCTCACACCCCGCACCCGGGACACGCGGGGAAGGGTCGGTGCTCACCCCCCGCCCGGGACACGCGGGGAAGGGTCGGTGCTCGCCCCGCACCCGGGACACGCGGGGAAGGGTCGGTGCTCACACCCCACCCGGGACACGCGGGGAAGGGTCGGTGCTCACACCCTGCCCGCACCCGGGACACGCGGGGAAGGGTCGGTGCTCACACCCCGCACCCGGGACACGCGGGGAAGGGTCGGTGCTCGCCCCGCACCCGGGACACGCGGGGAAGGGTCGGTGCTCACACCCCACCCGGGACACGCGGGGAAGGGTCGGTGCTCACCCCCCGCACCCGGCACACGCGGGGAAGGGTCGGTGCTCACACCCCGCACCCGGGACACGCGGGGAAGGGTCGGTGCTCGCCCCCCGCCCGGGACACGCGGGGAAGGGTCGGTGCTCACACCCCGCACCCGGGACACGCGGGGAAGGGTCGGTGCTCGCCCCCCGCCCGGGACACGCGGGGAAGGGTCGGTGCTCGCCCCGCACCCGGCACACGCGGGGAAGGGTCGGTGCTCGCCCCGCACCCAGGACACGCGGGGAAGGGTCGGTGCTCACACCCCGCACCCGGGACACGCGGGGAAGGGTCGGTGCTCACCCCCCACCCGGGACACGCGGGGAAGGGTCGGTGCTCACACCCCACCCGGGACACGCGGGGAAGGGTCGGTGCTCGCCCCCCGCCCGGGACACGCGGGGAAGGGTCGGTGCTCACACCCCGCACCCGGGACACGCGGGGAAGGGTCGGTGCTCGCCCCGCACCCGGGACACGCGGGGAAGGGTCGGTGCTCACACCCCGCACCCGGGACACGCGGGGAAGGGTCGGTGCTCGCCCCGCACCCGGGACACGCGGGGAAGGGTCGGTGCTCACCCCCCGCCAGCGCCGGCAGCAGGCACAGGATCCAGGGCCCCCTCCAaggcggcggcgctgcccggccACGCTCCATGGCGCCATGGCCAGCGCCAGCACACTGAAGCAGGGCTGCGCTCTCTGGCACGACCTCCTCTCCGGTTACCCACAGGTAATTAAGCCTGGCCCTGATTAACTGTTAATTTTTTATCAACCTGACAGCACAGGGGGAACCCGATGCCGCTGCCGCTGGGCCCCTGCAATCTCAGGGCTGAGGAGGGGTGCACTTGCTGTGGGAATGGCAGCATCCTCGCATTCCCCCCACGTGGGAATTTAATTCCTGAGTGTTCTCTCCTCCAAGCACAATTATTTTGGCTAAAGGAGGGGAAAATAACACTGGCACTCCCCTGTGATCAAAGCTAGGGGGTTTGGAGCTGGGGAAGCCAGGCAAGGAGTGAGGTTTGATATTTCATCTCCCACTGTCTGCCACGCCCCAGACCATCAAACATTCATAGGGGCGGCTGTGCCGTAACGCAATGCCAGGGGGCTGGAGCGAgccaggggggatttgggggtgcacGTGGTGAGGGGGATCAGAGAACACTCAGCAAAGGCTGGAAAACTACCTGCCATCTCCCATCTCCCTCACTGATCCTTTAAGTAGAATTCATTGCTTGTTACCAAAATCACAGTGTTAATATCAAATGTGAGATCCCCACAAAGAGGTTTTGGGGCTTGAAATGCCCCAAAGGGTTAAAGctggcaggaaggagctgcagagccaggaccAGGCCCTCTCCTGCTACCACCAGgtcctgctcccactgccacctcTGGCTGTGCTCTCATCACGTTTTGGTCACTTTTTGAGCCCGTTCAGGTCAGGTTTGGGAAGAAATTTGGATGAGGAGAGCAGGGGGCAGTAGCCAAGCCGGCAAGTGACACCATTGCCAACACTGACCTAATCAAAGCCCTCCTGCAATGTTGATACACTTCAGATGATTTGGTAAAGAAGGAGACACCCTGGTGATTACAAACAATTCCATTTATTAAAGATTAACAAAGgcacaaacacagccctgtccctggagtCCAACTTCTGTCCTCACACTGCGGGACCCCGAACACTTGGATTTCAGGCCCCTGGGGTCCAACCTCTCTCCCCCACCGATGGGACCCCAAACACTTGGATTTCGGACCCCCGGGGGTCCAACCTCTCTCCTGCACTGCCGGGACTCTGAACACTTGGGTTTCgccctgggatttgggatggcaGCAGTGGATTCCTGCTGCCATCTAGCGAGACGAGGTTcgctccagcctctcctcaggCAACACAACAAAACTCAACAGCTTCAGGAGGATACAAGAGAACCGGGAAGTCTTCCCCTGTaacttttcctcctgtttaGAACTAGAACTTGGATTTGGAAGAACGAATCCCTGCTCCTCACTCAGCTGCAAGCTTCTCCAGCTCGTCCATGTCATATGGATCCAGCTGCTTGATCGTGGTCTCTGTAGGAAGGAAAGAGCAGTTGTTGGCAGGTGAGCGCAGAGCTCATTCCCTGTGCCACCTGAGTGCCCCACGCCAGCTGGGAAGCTCCCGGAGTGCTCGCTGCAGCATTTCCCTCTGCAGGGAAATCAACTGTGAGGAAGTGCAGGGGGAACTGGATCAGTGGGGAAATCAACTGGGAGAAAGCGGGAGGGGAACTGTATCAGGGCAGAGCCAAGGCACGGCAGCAAGCGcaagcagcagccccacagcagcagcgTGCAGAGCTCAGCCTCTGGATGTgctcccgctccccgctcccACCTCCAGAGCCACGCAGGACAGGGAAGGTTCGTATCCTCAAGTTCATCCTCACACTGGCTCCTTCTGGCCATGGCTGTGGTTGGACTCATCCACATGCCAGTTGTTCCAGGTGCTCATTTCTTCTACTGCAGGGCAACAATCTTTGCCGGACTTTGTGGCCCGTGTCTTCTCTGCCTGGTGTTTGCCTCAGGCTCACCCCACGTTCCAATGACAGGTGGACATTTAAAAGAACCAAGAGGGTTGAGTGGCTCTGAGActggagctgaggaagggctTCCTGCCCATCAGAAGGTTTCTATAACCTTCTTTCCTCTAAAAATCACAGGGAAAACAGGCACTGGGATTCAAAATGCCATtggtgcagccacagcagctggcaAATCCCATGAAAATCCTCTTGATGTTGACAAGTGACAATCAATTTCCACTCAGGAAAGATTTCCACAGCTGCCATCTCCTCTCCGACAGCCAGGGCTCAGCTGAGCCGGGGCACCAGGTGCCCTGGGACAAGGGCTtgaaaggaaaggcagaaaaaatgcctgaaggagggaaaaaagaaggtgCTGAGACATCCTGGGTACTGGTAATGTCCCTTGCAAGCTGCACACAACCTCTAGGGCTGTTTCTTGGGAAATGTGCCTGCTGGGGAGCAAAAATCACCCTAAAAGCTGCATCTGTCGTCTGTTCCCAGTGAGATGAGccctggggagaggagcagcctgACAAGGTCCATTTGTGAATAGAAGAAGAGCTGGAGGGGGATCGCAGTCCCAACCCTGCCTCCCTGAGCGGTGGGTCCATGTGGATACTCACGGAAATACTCCTCTATCTTGTGCACGAGCTCCACGGTCTCTCTCTCCACCACGCTGAAGGCGATGCCGCGGTGCCCGAAGCGTCCGGCCCTCCCGATGCGGTGCAGGTAGGTCTCGAAATCCGGCTCGCCATCCTGATCCACGGGGAGGCCGAAGTTCACCACGGTGGTGACCTGCTGCACATCAATCcctggaagggagggaaggatcCTCTTGGGACACCTTGTCCCACAGGATCCGCTGCTCAAGCccacagggaagagcagcaggccTGGCGCATTTTGGGCCATCGGCGGGTGCTGGGTTTCCCGGGATACCTCTGGCACAGACGTTGGTGGCAATGAGGACCTTCTCCTTGCCCTCACGGAAGCGCTGGATGACGCTGGCCCGCTGGACCACTGTCAGCTCGGCCGTCAGGATGGCCACTTGGTGCCCATCCCAGCTCATCTTCCCCGACAGCCAGTCTGCAAGCCTCCGGGTCTGGACACATGGGGAGAGGCTGAGGCCAACAGTTCCCCCTCCAGAGTCCCCTGCCCCTTTGGAGGGAGCTCATGGCAGTTTTCAACACTCCTCTGGGGTCTGCTCCTTTGTTTTGGGGGTCTTGGGAGGAGCCCACTGTGCCCACACTGTAAAATGACCCATTCCTGCAATTCCCAACGGGAGaggggcagtgcagggctctCCCAGACAGGGGCCTTACCTGGCAGAAGATCATGACCTGACCAATGGTGAAGCTGCCGTAGAGGTTGCAGAGGGCCCTGTACTGCTCTTCTGAGCTCTGGCACACCATGAAGTACTGCCTGATGTTGCTCAGGGTGAGCTCCTCCTCACGGAGCTTGATCACGATGGGGTCGGGGATGATCCGCTCCGCAAAGGCCCGCACAGGTTCCTTGTAAGTGGCTGAGAACAGCAGCACTTGGCAGCTCTTGGGAAGagccctggggcagggaaaAAGCTCTGTCAGccccagagagcagctgctgcccattAACCCTAATTTAAGCTGATTTTGTGTTGCCTTCAATGGAAAGGGAAGCCAAGAGCActgacaagaaagatggagagggactttttacaagactCTGGAGTGATAGGAAAAGGGcggaatggcttcacactgaaagaaaacacgtttagatattaggaagaagagaggagaaagcaggGAAGCAGGACACCAGCCCTCAGGATTCCTCACCTGTGGATGCGGATGCTCTGACAGGAGAGGCCCTGCGTGTCGATCATGATGTCAGCCTCATCAAGCACGAACAAGGAGATCTTGGTCAGGTCCAGGATGCGTTGTTTGAAGCACCAGTCCAGTGTGGTGCCCGGCGTTCCGATGATgatctgctcctccagcactgtGCCCTTCAGAACTGCAAGGGGGGAAAAGGCATTTGGCTGCCCCCAGACATGGAGCTCTCTGGTGCTCTGAGTTTTCCCTTGGCTTGCTCAGACTCTGGCTGCTCAGTGATGCCTTCGAGGGCTCATCATGACACTTCCCTACAGCCTTGGGGTGTGGGAACCAGCCCCACATGGGAAAAGGGAGTCTGCAAGCAGCCAGTGATGGTGGAAAAGCCTCCTCAGCAGGAGAGGGGGACAGACATTACTTCATTGCCCTTCATGGAGGTCTGGGTGGTCGCTGGTAGCTCCAGGCTCTAAGAGGGgatccctgtgctccctccccgtttctggagctgtgctgggctggactCACCTCGGTTTCCCCGGACAGCGTAGTTCACCTTGATGTCTGTGCAGAATTTCCCAATGGTCCGGACCACCTGCCCGATCTGCAGAGCCAGCTCGTAGGTGGGAGCCAGGCAGAGGCactggcaggagagcagaaagGAGCTGTCAGGTCAGGGATGGGGCAcgctgggcagggacagcaagagcagcacaacagcatcccacagcactgaggcgcaggggacagggcagctggaggttcaagagctgggctgtgttcccagctccagccaaaGCGGCAGAAAGAAGCTGCTGCCTCTATTTTTGAGGAGGAAATTCCTCTCTCAGAAGCGTGGTGCAGCTCGTTCCCATGCCCTAGTTCAGTCACACCACTCATACATAGAAGAGGAGATCTTACATGGCTGGAAACAGCCAACAAACTGGTTCTGCACCCAGAGAGGGGACTAGGAGTACCTGACCACCAGAAACCAGCAGtgtctgcagctgctcctcaaaACTTCAATTCCAGGATAGCCTGGATTGATCCACTCTGGCAAGTCAAAGCACCTCCCTGAGGTGGGCATCGTGCTTTTGGTTGTACCTGCCACTGTCATGGGCCCTGGTGGTTTATCATCCCACTCCAGCAGGTAAAGTCACACAGGAATGGAGACAAAGCCCAAAGCTCTGCCCCTAGAAGTGTCCTGGGTGCTTGGGCCaacccctcctgcagcagctctccctgtccTGTGTTACCTGTGGGTATTTCTCGTTGGCACTGGCTCTGCTCAACATGGCCAAGacaaaagctgctgttttccctgtcCCTGACTGGCTCTGGGCAATCAGATTTTGGGGCCTGCAAGGTAAAAGCAGCTTAGTGGAGTGCAGGGGTCGGGGCGTTCCTGCTTGGCACCACAGTGCCGAGATGCTGGGGATCTCTGCCTACTCACGGGTATGCCAGCATGAGTGGCAGAGCCTGCTCCTGGATTTTGGATGGTCTGTTGAAGCCCATCATATAAACCCCCTGCAAGAGCTCCTTCTTCCTGTGGAAACAAAGCATCCCAAGTGCCCATGTGAAGGGggctggcagcactggagcctggtggggctggaggctgTGGCAACTCACAGGGGCAGCTCCTCGAAGGTCTTGATGGAAAAGAGTGGGGAGCTGGGGTCCCGCTGCAGGATCTCTACGTGCTGCTGGGACTCCACCAGGGATGTGTGGATCAACTTGTTCATCAGTGAGAGCTCCGCCAGCGGCACTGGGAAAGGCAGCAACTCcgtaaataaaacaaatggaatcacagaatcattagggttggaagggatctctggtAATGATCCAGTCCAAACCCCCTGCTAAGGCAGGGTCAactggagcagggacacaggaaCGTGTTCCTGTAGGTCTGGAAGGTCTCTAAAGAGGGAGAATCCAGGAccgccctgggcagcctgtcccagcgCTCTGCCGCTCTCCATGtcaagaagttcttcctcacgctgaggtggaacttcttgtgttttagtttacaCCAAAAGCCTTGTAATGAGAATCACCTTCTCTCTCCACCCCCTCCACCGCACGCCGGGGGGCAGCGGCCGCCCCTCCCTCGGGACCCCGCGGGGGTCGCTCCGTGCTCGGCGGGGCTCCGAGCGCGGGCTGACACCGACATCCCCGGCGGCCTCCGGGACCCACCTCTCTCCTCGTCCTCCGCCTCGGCCCGCGGCGCGGGCGGtgcggggggcgcggggagcAGGCCGAGCCCGCGGGCCGTGCCCCGGCCGGGCCGCTCGGGGCAGCGCAGCCCGGGCCAGCGGGCGGCCGAGCGGCGCAGCGCGGCCCCGTGCCAGAGACAgcccgggccggggccgctgcCGGTGCCCGCCGGGCCGAGCCCGCCGAGCCCGCGCTCCGCCCCCGCCATGGAGCCGTCCCACAGTGCCGGAGCGCCGGATGGGGCGGGAACATCCGGCACGggcagcggcgggagcggggacGGCCCGGGGAGCCGGGGGAGCCGGGAGCCTTGCGGTAGGGTGGGCGTTCTTGGGGTGCTGGGCACAGGCACCTCATAAGGGCGGGGAGGGTCCCCTGCTGCACACAGGGACTCCATAGAGTGCCAACACTCGTCCCCATGAGGTTTTGGGAGGTTCCTGGGAGACAGAGCCTGCCGCATAGGGCGTTGGGaagccctggggagctggggacaggacCATGGAGGAGGGAGAGGCCCCTGCTGCAGACAGGGACCCCGGCAGGGTttgagaggggagggaaggggcccTTGGGTGttgaaggagcagggaaactGTAGGGTTGGGGTGCTGTACCCCATAGGGTTTGGAGAGGGTTTCAAGGGTTCTGGGGGCAAAGACCCCTTCACAGATGGATGGGGATCCACAGGGTGCTGGAGAGCCTGGAAGGTCCCTGGGATGCCAGAACCCCTGCAATGTGGGGTGACAGCCGGGTCCTCAAGCTTGTGTGTCCCCCATCTGGGATCATGTTCAGGGGAAGCTGGACACAGGactccaggctgcagctgtcaCATGCTTCCCATCATCTCACCCCCTTTTCCAGCCACCCCACTGAGCTTTTGGGGACCCTTTCCTGCATCAGAACTGCAGCCTTTTCAGTCCACTCCCATATCTGGGAAAAAATTAACGctaataatagtaataacagTACTTCTAGTGCTAATAATACCTTGCTTCCATCCTAAAGCTCCTCTATTTTAAAGATGAAGTAAAATAAGGCAAAGGGAGCAGAGTTAGGTGATGCAGAGTTAAGTCTGGAATAATGGATGTTGCCTGCAGTGTTTCTAATGAACCCACAGAACAATAAGAAACTTTTACAGATgctttattaagaaaaaagatatCGCCGAGATGTTGTAAAGAAAACCTCCTCCACAGCAAAACTTAACCTGCCTGAAGCGCACTGGGGGATTTTCCAGACTATGGAGGATGttgaggaggagaaagcagcagggctggggctctaGGAGGAGGTGTACCGGCGGGGGATGAGGCAGCGGGCCAGGTCCCGGCGCACGTTGAAGCGCAGGGACTCGCGCTTCTTCAGCGTGGGCACCACGTACTTGTTGGGGACCATGCGCCTCTGTGGCCGGGGCGGCGGCCCTGGCTGGAGCATCCGCCTCCGCACGGCCCAGCGCAGCTCCTGATGGGAATCCTCCCCGGGAAAGCTGAATCTCTCCcagtcttttttatattgtctAAGTTTGGCCGCTGGGTCAGTTCTCTTCATTTTATCAACCTGTGCAACAATGTAGGATGTGGGTGATCCCCCTGGAATGGGGTGCTCGGATATAGTGTCGCTTCCAAAATCCCTGAGGAGAGAGCAGGGTCTGTCCTCAAGGAGCCAGCAATCATCATCATAGTGCAGGTACTCCTCCAAGCAGCCACTGCTGGTCTCTAGCTCCCCTTCGGAGATGGTGTCATCGAAAAAAGTCCTGGAATGCAGCGGGCTCGATGACTCAGCATTGTTATCTGGCTCGATGTCCGTCGGTGACTCATCGGAGACCTCCACGCTTCCATCGGGTCTGTGTCTCAGCACCTTCCTCTTCATCACCAGCCTCCTGGTTTCCCTCTCATCCCCAGGAAGGGCGCGAATAACGATGGATGCCTGGGCATAGGGATCATCATGGGAACGTGAGGGCCCCTCGCTGCCTCCCTGCCAGGTGCTCAGCTGGCTCAGATCAtctgccagctgctcctcaccctcTGCTCCTAGCACATTCTCCATGATTCCCACCAAACTGGATGgattctgcagaaaaagaaaccaggGTTAATTTATTGCAGCACATTCAGGCTGGCTAAAGATGTCAAAAGGGCTCTAAGACTCAAGTTTTTGGATTCAGGGGTGTTGATTTAGGTTGGGGGTGTCCTCAGGGCACTGCTAaacctcctgctgccagcagaaggCTCTTCCCTACAGTGACAAACACAACCCCTAAATTCCTGCCAGAAAAGTACACTAGAATTAATTATATGATAAATGAAGTCCTGATAGAAAAAACACAGGGCAGGTTCCACACACTGGGCAAGAGATTTAATGGTTTTTCCTTGTACCTCTGCTTCTAAACCCACAATATCTAGTCATAATTTAATCGAGAGACATCCAAGAGGGTGTTTTACTTCCAGAGGAGGGAAGGGCTCAGTGCAGTGTGTTTAGATGCTCATTTATGAGTCTGGTGATAGTAAACCTCCAGGCCTGTGACAAAAAG from Corvus moneduloides isolate bCorMon1 chromosome 25, bCorMon1.pri, whole genome shotgun sequence encodes:
- the DDX25 gene encoding ATP-dependent RNA helicase DDX25, with product MNKLIHTSLVESQQHVEILQRDPSSPLFSIKTFEELPLKKELLQGVYMMGFNRPSKIQEQALPLMLAYPPQNLIAQSQSGTGKTAAFVLAMLSRASANEKYPQCLCLAPTYELALQIGQVVRTIGKFCTDIKVNYAVRGNRVLKGTVLEEQIIIGTPGTTLDWCFKQRILDLTKISLFVLDEADIMIDTQGLSCQSIRIHRALPKSCQVLLFSATYKEPVRAFAERIIPDPIVIKLREEELTLSNIRQYFMVCQSSEEQYRALCNLYGSFTIGQVMIFCQTRRLADWLSGKMSWDGHQVAILTAELTVVQRASVIQRFREGKEKVLIATNVCARGIDVQQVTTVVNFGLPVDQDGEPDFETYLHRIGRAGRFGHRGIAFSVVERETVELVHKIEEYFQTTIKQLDPYDMDELEKLAAE